Proteins encoded by one window of Synechococcus sp. MVIR-18-1:
- the ppk1 gene encoding polyphosphate kinase 1 — protein MLPGNLYINRELSWIAFNRRVLAQALDQRTQLLEQAKFSAIFSNNLDEFFMVRVASLKSQVEAGIDKQSEDGRTPREQLHEIRNQLSELLEAQQKHYLNHLRVGLEDYGVFLFNYEQLNNAQRHWVDNFFQTAIFPVLTPLAVDPAHPFPFVSNLSLNVAALIHDPESGQRQLARVKVPQKILPRFVSIPIELSGPDAKPLHTAVPLEQVIAFNLSLLFPGMSIEGHYFFRVTRDADLELRDLEADDLMIAIEQGLRKRRMGGEVVRLEVAGDTPQDVIEMLMDGMSVVEEDLYRVNGPLGLDDLFGLMGLPLPYLKDATHSGQTPAVLSRAQRGMLEDGSIKEEEFESIFSVVRRRDVLLHHPYDLFSTSVEEFINQAADDPLVMGIKMTLYRTSKDSPIIAALIRAAENGKQVMALVELKARFDEDNNIQWAKHLERSGVHVVYGVIGLKTHTKIVLVVRKEKERLRSYVHIGTGNYNSKTSRLYTDIGLLSARPELGQDLVELFNYLTGFSKQQSFRKLLVAPVSLRKGMEQLIRREIEHAQQGRGGSIKAKMNSLVDPGIIALLYEASQAGVTIQLIIRGMCSLYPRLEGISDNIKVVSIIGRFLEHSRIFWFNNGGEAEVFIGSADLMPRNLDRRVEAVVPIEEPELRAQLERLLERYLSDNRGAWDMQPDGSFIQRNPEGEERNSQLQLIDDWKGSALLQPNR, from the coding sequence ATGCTTCCCGGGAATCTCTACATCAATCGGGAGCTCAGCTGGATCGCTTTCAACAGGCGCGTTCTAGCTCAAGCACTCGACCAAAGAACGCAGTTGTTGGAACAGGCCAAATTCAGCGCCATTTTCAGCAACAATCTCGATGAGTTTTTCATGGTGCGCGTGGCGTCCTTGAAGTCTCAGGTTGAGGCCGGCATCGACAAACAGAGTGAAGACGGGCGAACCCCTCGGGAGCAGCTCCATGAGATTCGCAACCAGCTCTCAGAGCTGCTGGAAGCCCAGCAGAAGCACTACCTCAACCACCTCCGCGTGGGCCTTGAAGACTATGGAGTGTTTCTGTTCAATTACGAACAACTAAACAACGCCCAAAGGCACTGGGTAGACAACTTCTTTCAAACGGCGATTTTTCCGGTCTTAACGCCCCTAGCGGTGGATCCTGCCCATCCCTTTCCCTTCGTTAGCAATCTCAGCCTCAACGTGGCCGCCCTGATCCACGACCCAGAGTCGGGCCAACGCCAACTGGCTCGCGTGAAGGTTCCCCAGAAGATCCTTCCTCGCTTTGTCTCGATTCCGATTGAGCTGAGCGGCCCTGATGCCAAACCGTTGCATACGGCAGTGCCTCTTGAACAGGTGATTGCCTTCAATCTCAGCCTGCTCTTTCCAGGAATGAGCATCGAAGGCCATTACTTTTTCCGGGTCACCAGGGATGCAGACCTGGAGCTACGAGACCTTGAAGCCGACGATCTCATGATCGCGATCGAACAAGGCCTGAGAAAGCGACGGATGGGGGGGGAAGTGGTCCGCCTAGAGGTTGCTGGCGACACACCGCAAGACGTCATTGAGATGTTGATGGACGGCATGTCTGTTGTTGAAGAAGACCTCTACAGAGTGAATGGACCTCTGGGCCTCGATGATCTCTTCGGCTTAATGGGCCTGCCGCTGCCTTACCTCAAAGACGCCACCCATTCAGGTCAAACTCCCGCCGTCCTCAGCCGCGCTCAGAGAGGCATGTTGGAAGACGGCTCGATCAAGGAAGAGGAGTTCGAAAGCATTTTCTCAGTCGTGCGTCGCCGCGATGTTCTCCTCCATCACCCTTACGACTTGTTTTCCACATCGGTAGAGGAATTCATCAATCAAGCAGCAGACGATCCCCTCGTCATGGGGATCAAGATGACCCTCTACCGCACGTCCAAAGATTCCCCGATCATCGCAGCACTCATCCGTGCAGCAGAAAATGGAAAGCAGGTGATGGCCCTGGTAGAGCTCAAAGCCCGCTTCGACGAAGACAACAATATTCAATGGGCCAAGCATCTTGAGCGCTCAGGTGTGCATGTGGTTTATGGCGTGATTGGCCTCAAAACACATACCAAGATTGTTCTGGTCGTTCGCAAAGAGAAAGAACGCCTGCGCAGCTACGTCCATATCGGAACTGGCAACTACAACTCCAAAACCTCTCGTCTTTACACCGATATAGGCCTGCTTTCAGCACGACCAGAACTCGGCCAAGACCTTGTGGAGTTGTTTAACTACCTAACCGGTTTCTCCAAACAACAAAGCTTCCGCAAACTACTTGTTGCTCCTGTCTCCTTAAGAAAGGGAATGGAGCAATTGATTCGGCGTGAAATCGAACATGCCCAACAAGGACGTGGTGGATCGATCAAAGCAAAAATGAATTCTCTGGTGGATCCCGGAATCATTGCTCTTTTGTATGAAGCATCTCAAGCCGGAGTCACGATCCAATTAATCATCAGAGGGATGTGCAGCCTCTACCCCCGCCTTGAAGGCATTAGCGACAACATCAAAGTGGTAAGCATCATTGGCCGCTTCTTAGAGCATTCGCGCATCTTTTGGTTTAACAACGGCGGCGAAGCGGAGGTATTCATCGGAAGCGCCGACTTAATGCCACGCAATCTTGACCGACGCGTCGAAGCGGTTGTGCCCATTGAAGAACCAGAGCTAAGAGCACAGCTCGAGCGCCTACTTGAGCGCTACTTAAGCGACAACAGAGGGGCATGGGACATGCAGCCTGACGGATCTTTCATTCAGCGGAATCCCGAAGGAGAAGAGCGCAACTCCCAATTGCAGTTAATCGATGACTGGAAAGGAAGCGCCCTACTTCAACCAAATCGGTAA
- a CDS encoding RpoD/SigA family RNA polymerase sigma factor yields the protein MGHYLSSIGRVPLLTAAEEIELAHHVQAMKELLDIQEEDRTPKQRHRIRMGKRARDRMMAANLRLVVSVAKKYQNQGLELLDLVQEGAIGLERAVDKFDPAMGYKFSTYAYWWIRQGMTRAIDNSARTIRLPIHISEKLSKMRKITRELSHRFGRQPNRLELAHAMGIEPRDLEELIAQSAPCASLDAHARGEEDRSTLGELIPDPNGDEPMEGMDRSIQKEHLGGWLSQLNEREQKILRLRFGLGGEEPLTLAEIGRQINVSRERVRQLESKAILKLRTMTNHQQAA from the coding sequence ATTGGTCATTACTTAAGCAGTATTGGTCGTGTTCCGCTCCTAACAGCTGCTGAAGAAATTGAGCTTGCACACCATGTGCAAGCCATGAAAGAACTGCTTGACATTCAAGAAGAAGACCGCACACCTAAGCAACGCCATCGCATCCGGATGGGGAAGAGGGCACGCGATCGGATGATGGCTGCCAACCTCAGGTTGGTGGTGAGTGTCGCCAAGAAATACCAAAACCAAGGCCTCGAACTGCTCGACCTCGTTCAGGAAGGAGCCATCGGCCTTGAGCGTGCTGTCGACAAATTTGACCCAGCCATGGGCTACAAGTTTTCGACTTACGCCTACTGGTGGATTCGTCAAGGCATGACACGGGCGATCGATAACAGTGCGCGCACGATCCGCCTGCCGATTCACATCAGTGAAAAGCTGTCGAAAATGCGCAAGATCACCCGGGAGCTCTCCCATCGTTTCGGGCGTCAACCGAACCGCTTGGAGTTGGCCCATGCCATGGGCATTGAACCGAGAGATCTAGAAGAGCTCATCGCTCAAAGTGCTCCCTGTGCCTCCCTGGATGCTCACGCCCGTGGCGAAGAAGATCGCAGCACCCTTGGAGAACTGATCCCAGATCCAAACGGCGATGAGCCGATGGAAGGCATGGATCGCAGCATTCAGAAGGAGCATCTGGGCGGCTGGCTCTCCCAGCTCAATGAACGCGAACAAAAAATCCTGCGTTTACGGTTTGGCCTTGGTGGGGAAGAGCCGCTCACCCTTGCCGAAATTGGTCGTCAAATCAATGTGTCGCGCGAACGGGTACGCCAACTCGAATCCAAAGCCATTTTGAAATTGCGCACGATGACCAATCATCAGCAGGCTGCCTGA
- a CDS encoding diacylglycerol/polyprenol kinase family protein, whose protein sequence is MAGVLGSALACRQRWPNQRELSRKIVHIGTGPVLPLAWILQVPASIAVPCAVVVTLIAFINHRWTLLPAVEDVGRNSYGTVAYGFAICLLLILFWADNPAAACAGVLVMAFGDGLAGLIGRAVRSPNWTLLDQRKSIVGTTTMAITSAVVLLALVLITQSQLTPLRLLAVCTLAVGLEQLSLWGIDNLTVPLGVALSWTWMTA, encoded by the coding sequence ATGGCTGGTGTTCTCGGCAGCGCTCTGGCCTGCCGTCAACGCTGGCCCAACCAACGCGAGTTGAGTCGAAAAATTGTCCATATCGGCACCGGCCCGGTTTTGCCGCTCGCCTGGATTCTTCAGGTGCCTGCCTCCATCGCGGTTCCTTGTGCTGTGGTGGTCACCCTGATCGCCTTCATCAATCACCGCTGGACCTTGCTACCCGCAGTGGAAGATGTGGGCCGAAACAGTTACGGGACCGTTGCCTATGGCTTCGCGATCTGTTTGCTTCTGATCCTGTTTTGGGCTGACAATCCAGCTGCTGCCTGTGCTGGAGTGCTAGTGATGGCCTTCGGGGATGGCCTGGCAGGTCTGATTGGACGCGCCGTTCGTTCCCCCAACTGGACGCTCTTAGACCAGCGCAAGTCCATCGTCGGCACAACGACGATGGCCATCACCAGTGCTGTGGTGTTGCTCGCTTTAGTGCTGATCACCCAAAGTCAACTCACCCCACTGCGGCTCTTAGCGGTCTGCACGTTGGCAGTGGGACTCGAACAACTGAGCCTCTGGGGCATCGACAACCTGACCGTGCCCCTTGGAGTGGCCTTGAGTTGGACCTGGATGACGGCCTGA
- a CDS encoding 3-deoxy-7-phosphoheptulonate synthase, which yields MTTTHDLHVVDTRPLIPPALLHRDLPIDPTALETVVTARSRIQAILSGLDRRLLVIVGPCSVHDVDAARDYARRLAPLRERHAAELEIVMRVYFEKPRTTVGWKGLINDPHLDGSYDINTGLRMARSLLLDLAQEGMPTATELLDPVVPQYIADLISWTAIGARTTESQTHREMASGLSMPIGYKNSTDGSATIAINAMQAAAKPHHFLGINREGHASIVSTSGNPNGHLVLRGGNRGTNYHVEAIQESAAELTGAGLPDRLMVDCSHANSSKDFRRQSEVLRAVASQVDQKSDHVMGVMIESHLVEGNQKLSADRSSLTYGQSVTDACISLETTGELLGELAASVARARFS from the coding sequence ATGACCACCACCCACGATCTCCATGTGGTGGACACCCGACCACTGATCCCTCCGGCTCTGTTGCATCGCGATCTGCCAATTGATCCAACGGCTTTAGAGACAGTGGTGACGGCTCGCAGCCGCATTCAAGCCATCCTGAGTGGCTTGGACCGACGGCTGTTGGTGATCGTTGGTCCCTGTTCTGTGCATGACGTGGATGCGGCTCGCGACTACGCCCGTCGCTTGGCGCCTTTGCGGGAGAGACATGCCGCTGAGCTGGAGATTGTGATGCGGGTGTATTTCGAAAAACCTCGTACCACCGTGGGATGGAAGGGGTTGATTAACGATCCCCATCTCGATGGCTCTTACGACATCAATACGGGGCTGCGGATGGCCCGTTCGCTGCTGCTTGATTTGGCTCAAGAAGGAATGCCTACAGCAACGGAGCTGTTGGATCCTGTTGTTCCTCAATACATTGCGGATCTCATCAGCTGGACAGCGATTGGTGCACGCACCACTGAAAGCCAGACCCATCGTGAAATGGCTTCAGGCTTGTCGATGCCCATTGGCTACAAAAACAGCACCGATGGCAGTGCCACGATTGCGATCAATGCAATGCAGGCTGCAGCTAAGCCCCATCATTTCCTGGGCATCAATCGTGAGGGTCATGCCTCGATCGTTAGCACCTCTGGAAACCCAAATGGGCACTTGGTTTTGCGTGGTGGCAATCGTGGAACGAATTACCACGTGGAGGCGATTCAGGAGTCAGCTGCCGAGCTCACGGGTGCTGGGCTGCCGGATCGCTTGATGGTGGACTGCAGCCATGCCAATTCGAGCAAAGACTTTCGCCGTCAGAGCGAGGTGTTAAGAGCAGTTGCCTCTCAGGTGGACCAGAAGTCGGACCATGTCATGGGAGTCATGATTGAAAGCCACCTTGTAGAAGGCAATCAAAAGTTGTCTGCAGACAGGAGCTCTCTGACGTATGGGCAGAGTGTGACTGATGCATGCATCAGTCTTGAAACCACTGGTGAATTGCTTGGAGAGCTCGCTGCTTCTGTCGCTCGGGCAAGGTTCAGCTAG
- the acnB gene encoding bifunctional aconitate hydratase 2/2-methylisocitrate dehydratase, producing MLSSYRENAEERGNQGIPPLPLDAAQTKALTELLQQPPAGEDQTLLHLLSERIPPGVDEAAYVKATWLSAVAQGKASSPLVAPLEAVQLLGTMVGGYNVAALIELLKHPNETLASCAVQGLSRTLLVYDAFNDVMELAASNRYAQQVVDSWAAAEWFTRRDELAKEITVSVFKVDGETNTDDLSPATHATTRPDIPLHALAMLETRDPEGLNTIETLKKKGHPVAYVGDVVGTGSSRKSAINSVLWHTGNDIPHVPNKRAGGVIIGGKIAPIFFNTAEDSGALPIECDVSDLNTGDVITIRPYAGTIERDGTVISRFELKPSTISDEVRAGGRIPLMIGRALTDKVRSQLGLAPSETFIRPSAPADTGKGFTLAQKMVGKACGLPGVRPGTSCEPLMTTVGSQDTTGPMTRDEMKELACLGFSADLVMQSFCHTAAYPKPVDLQTQKDLPDFFAQRGGVALRPGDGIIHSWLNRMLLPDTVGTGGDSHTRFPLGISFPGGSGVVAFAAAIGAMPLDMPESVLVRFSGSLQSGVTLRDVVNAIPWVAIQKGLLTVEKSNKKNVFNGRIMEIEGLPDLKLEQAFELTDATAERSCAGCTIKLSEATVSEYLSSNVALLKNMIARGYSDARTLARRIKVMEDWLANPQLLQADDDAQYAEVIEINLDELTEPVLACPNDPDNVKLLSEVAGEAVQEVFIGSCMTNIGHYRAAAKVLEEAGDIAARLWVCPPTRMDEDMLKQEGYYATFEAAGSRMEMPGCSLCMGNQARVDDNTTVFSTSTRNFNNRLGKGAQVFLGSAELAAVCALLGRIPTPDEYQRIAAEKIDPLSAELYRYLNFDQIDNFVEQGRVLSASEQAEVMAGA from the coding sequence ATGCTGAGCTCCTATCGCGAGAACGCCGAGGAACGGGGAAACCAGGGCATCCCACCGCTCCCTCTTGATGCCGCTCAGACCAAGGCCCTCACCGAACTTCTTCAACAACCACCAGCAGGGGAAGATCAAACCTTGCTGCACCTGCTGAGCGAACGCATTCCACCCGGCGTCGATGAAGCGGCCTATGTCAAAGCAACCTGGTTAAGTGCCGTCGCCCAAGGCAAAGCCTCCAGCCCATTGGTGGCCCCTTTGGAGGCGGTGCAACTGCTCGGCACCATGGTGGGTGGATACAACGTTGCCGCACTGATCGAACTGCTGAAGCATCCGAACGAGACACTTGCGAGCTGTGCCGTTCAAGGTCTGAGCCGCACCCTCCTGGTTTACGACGCTTTCAATGACGTCATGGAGCTGGCAGCGAGCAACCGTTACGCCCAACAGGTGGTGGACAGCTGGGCCGCAGCGGAATGGTTTACCCGGCGAGATGAGCTCGCCAAAGAGATCACCGTGTCTGTGTTCAAGGTGGACGGCGAAACCAACACGGACGACCTCTCACCAGCCACCCACGCGACCACACGTCCAGACATCCCATTACACGCCCTGGCGATGTTGGAAACCCGTGATCCCGAGGGACTCAACACCATCGAAACCCTCAAGAAAAAAGGTCATCCCGTGGCCTATGTGGGTGATGTAGTTGGCACCGGAAGCTCTCGAAAAAGCGCCATCAACTCCGTGCTTTGGCACACCGGCAATGACATCCCCCATGTTCCCAACAAGCGCGCCGGCGGGGTGATTATTGGCGGCAAGATTGCCCCCATCTTTTTCAACACAGCAGAAGATTCAGGCGCCTTACCGATTGAGTGTGATGTCAGCGATCTGAACACCGGTGATGTGATCACGATTCGCCCTTACGCCGGCACGATCGAACGCGATGGCACGGTGATCAGCCGTTTTGAACTCAAGCCGAGCACGATCAGCGACGAAGTTCGTGCTGGCGGTCGCATCCCACTCATGATTGGCCGCGCTCTCACCGACAAGGTGCGCAGCCAACTTGGACTCGCCCCTTCTGAAACCTTCATCCGGCCTAGCGCTCCTGCCGATACCGGAAAAGGCTTCACCTTGGCTCAAAAGATGGTGGGCAAAGCCTGCGGTCTTCCAGGCGTCCGTCCCGGCACAAGCTGTGAACCGCTGATGACCACCGTTGGCAGTCAAGACACCACCGGACCCATGACCCGGGACGAAATGAAGGAGTTGGCCTGCCTTGGCTTTTCCGCTGATTTGGTGATGCAGAGCTTCTGCCACACCGCCGCTTACCCCAAACCAGTGGACCTGCAGACCCAGAAAGACTTACCTGATTTCTTTGCCCAACGCGGCGGTGTCGCCCTTCGCCCCGGTGACGGCATCATCCACAGCTGGCTTAATCGCATGCTTTTGCCCGACACCGTGGGCACAGGGGGTGACAGCCACACCCGTTTCCCGCTCGGTATTTCTTTTCCAGGAGGTTCCGGGGTTGTGGCCTTTGCTGCCGCAATCGGTGCCATGCCGCTCGACATGCCCGAATCGGTCTTGGTCCGGTTCAGCGGCTCTCTTCAGTCGGGGGTCACACTCCGCGATGTGGTGAATGCGATCCCCTGGGTGGCGATCCAAAAGGGTCTGCTCACCGTGGAGAAATCCAACAAGAAAAATGTCTTCAATGGCCGGATCATGGAAATTGAAGGATTGCCAGATCTCAAGCTGGAGCAAGCCTTCGAGCTCACAGACGCCACGGCAGAACGCTCTTGCGCAGGCTGCACCATCAAATTGTCCGAGGCCACAGTGAGTGAATATCTGAGCAGCAATGTGGCGCTGCTCAAAAACATGATTGCGCGCGGCTACAGCGATGCCCGCACCCTGGCGCGACGGATCAAGGTGATGGAGGACTGGCTGGCCAACCCCCAACTCCTTCAGGCGGATGACGACGCTCAATACGCCGAAGTGATTGAGATCAATCTCGATGAGCTCACCGAACCCGTCCTCGCCTGCCCGAACGATCCCGACAACGTGAAACTGCTCAGCGAAGTGGCTGGCGAAGCCGTTCAAGAGGTCTTCATCGGCTCTTGCATGACCAACATCGGCCACTACCGCGCCGCGGCCAAAGTTCTCGAAGAGGCCGGCGACATCGCCGCCAGGCTCTGGGTTTGCCCGCCCACACGCATGGACGAGGACATGCTCAAGCAAGAGGGCTACTACGCCACGTTTGAAGCGGCCGGCAGCCGCATGGAAATGCCTGGCTGCTCGCTCTGCATGGGCAATCAAGCCCGGGTGGATGACAACACCACCGTGTTCTCCACGAGCACCCGCAACTTCAACAACCGGCTTGGCAAAGGAGCACAGGTTTTCCTCGGCAGCGCCGAATTAGCCGCTGTTTGCGCCCTGCTCGGGCGCATTCCCACACCCGATGAGTACCAAAGGATCGCCGCTGAAAAGATCGACCCACTCTCCGCAGAGCTCTACCGCTATCTCAACTTCGACCAGATCGATAACTTTGTGGAACAAGGTCGGGTGCTGAGCGCTTCGGAACAAGCGGAGGTCATGGCCGGCGCCTAG
- a CDS encoding ClC family H(+)/Cl(-) exchange transporter, translating to MTAASDLKEKQDPSGSSRSIRRLLERRWLVVVLALMFTGLGAALTGVLFKVGIKVLGAWRLELLADLPAWAVLPCLGATGGLVSGLLVSRLAPSAGGSGITHIMGFLNHRAVPMGLKVGLVKLVAGIVAIGSGFPLGPEGPAVQMGGSVAWQLARWLRAPAAFRRVIVAAGGGAGIAAVFHAPIGGFFYAIEELLHSVRPVVMLLVIVTTFLADAWADVLGLAGLSTGGSGLNTGLGFQLEKEYEPLVSFLPIDLGYLIGLGVVVGVLAELYCRYVIAMQKQGHRWFGDRLVLRMVISGALLGGVYSCLPSEFHNLQGLQDLIGDGKADIPMALGTFVVLFFSTGLAAASGAPGGLFFPMLTLGGAIGLACGIWVEALTGHVPSTYVFAGMGAFVASCSRTPITAMFLAFALTKDLLVLKPILVACLASFLIARLFDHRSIYERQMELEFLEEDHLQAEIERRRGIQHE from the coding sequence ATGACTGCAGCTAGCGACCTAAAAGAAAAACAAGATCCATCCGGTTCGAGTCGGAGCATTCGCCGGCTGCTGGAACGCCGCTGGCTGGTGGTTGTGCTCGCCTTGATGTTCACGGGCCTTGGCGCAGCCCTCACCGGGGTGTTGTTCAAGGTGGGCATCAAAGTTTTAGGTGCCTGGCGCCTGGAACTGCTGGCAGACCTTCCTGCTTGGGCCGTTCTGCCTTGCTTAGGCGCAACAGGTGGTTTGGTGTCTGGATTGCTGGTTTCTCGGCTGGCACCATCAGCAGGTGGATCCGGAATCACCCACATCATGGGATTCCTGAACCATCGGGCCGTCCCGATGGGTCTCAAGGTGGGCTTGGTCAAATTGGTTGCCGGAATCGTCGCCATCGGCAGTGGCTTCCCCCTCGGACCGGAAGGTCCCGCCGTTCAGATGGGGGGATCGGTGGCCTGGCAACTTGCGCGTTGGCTAAGAGCACCTGCGGCATTCCGTCGCGTGATCGTCGCAGCGGGCGGTGGAGCAGGGATTGCGGCCGTATTTCACGCTCCGATAGGCGGTTTTTTTTACGCCATTGAGGAATTACTGCACTCCGTAAGACCAGTCGTAATGCTGCTGGTGATCGTCACCACCTTTTTGGCGGATGCCTGGGCGGATGTGTTGGGGTTAGCGGGTTTAAGCACAGGTGGTAGCGGGCTGAACACTGGCCTTGGCTTTCAGCTGGAGAAGGAATACGAACCACTGGTGAGTTTTTTACCCATCGATCTGGGATACCTGATCGGACTGGGCGTTGTTGTGGGTGTCTTGGCCGAGCTGTATTGCCGCTATGTCATCGCCATGCAGAAACAAGGGCATCGTTGGTTCGGTGACCGCCTCGTTCTGCGCATGGTGATCAGCGGAGCACTTCTAGGGGGGGTGTATTCATGTCTCCCCTCCGAATTTCACAACCTCCAAGGATTACAAGACCTCATCGGTGATGGGAAAGCTGATATTCCAATGGCGCTCGGCACCTTTGTGGTGCTGTTTTTCAGTACGGGATTAGCAGCAGCGTCTGGTGCACCTGGAGGCTTGTTTTTCCCAATGCTCACCCTGGGCGGTGCCATCGGCCTCGCCTGTGGGATTTGGGTGGAAGCACTCACTGGCCACGTGCCCAGCACCTATGTCTTTGCGGGGATGGGAGCCTTCGTAGCCAGTTGTTCACGCACGCCGATTACGGCCATGTTTTTAGCCTTCGCTCTAACCAAGGATTTGTTGGTTCTAAAACCAATTCTGGTGGCCTGTTTGGCGAGTTTTCTGATCGCACGCCTGTTTGATCACCGCTCGATCTACGAGAGACAAATGGAGCTCGAATTTCTAGAGGAAGATCACCTCCAAGCCGAAATTGAACGACGAAGAGGCATTCAGCATGAATGA
- a CDS encoding radical SAM protein has protein sequence MLAFPSTYTVGITSLGYQLVWASLAMRSDLDVRRLFTDQGDPQHRRCDLFGLSLSWELDGPVLLDLLEQQRIPLWSHERGDQDPIVFGGGPVLTANPEPLAPFFDVVLLGDGEELLPAFIDALQQVRDESRQKRLRYLAQIPGIYVPDLHAPQFSADGAFVGIKPREADLPERIAKQTWRGNTLSHSTVITPEAAWPDIHMVEVVRSCPELCRFCLASYLTLPFRTPSLDDGLIPAVEKGLKATRRLGLLGASVTQHPQFSDLLQWLDQDRFDDLRVSVSSVRAATVTPQLAETLSRRGSKSVTIAIESGSDRMRRVVNKKLSREEISAAARYAKEGGLKSLKLYGMVGLPTEQDEDIEATADLLLDLKKQTPGLRFTLGVSTFVPKAHTPFQWQGVRPEADKRLKRLAKRLKPKGVELRPESYGWSVIQALLSRSDRRLAPVIAAVRGSQESLGGWKKAYRAARAEELPAASSAGVPLPRPPAWEEVVHETWSDDHILPWCHLDGPLPNETLLKHQHQALSPENAPDDAPHSV, from the coding sequence GTGCTGGCCTTCCCCAGCACCTACACCGTGGGCATCACCAGCCTTGGCTACCAGCTCGTATGGGCCAGCTTGGCCATGCGCTCCGATCTCGATGTCAGGAGGCTCTTTACAGATCAAGGGGATCCTCAACACCGTCGCTGTGATCTCTTTGGCCTCTCTCTGAGCTGGGAGCTGGATGGGCCTGTTCTTTTGGATCTCCTGGAACAACAACGGATTCCCCTTTGGAGCCATGAACGTGGTGATCAGGATCCAATCGTGTTCGGTGGCGGTCCCGTTCTGACGGCCAACCCCGAACCGCTAGCCCCGTTTTTTGATGTTGTGCTGCTCGGGGATGGAGAAGAGCTGCTGCCCGCCTTCATCGACGCCCTGCAGCAGGTGCGAGACGAATCCCGTCAAAAGCGCCTTCGTTATTTAGCGCAGATTCCTGGCATCTATGTGCCCGATCTGCATGCTCCACAATTCAGTGCCGACGGCGCCTTTGTGGGGATCAAACCCAGAGAGGCAGATCTACCTGAGCGCATCGCGAAACAAACCTGGAGGGGCAACACCCTGAGCCACTCCACAGTGATCACCCCCGAAGCCGCCTGGCCCGACATTCACATGGTGGAGGTGGTGCGCAGCTGCCCAGAACTCTGTCGCTTTTGCTTGGCGAGTTACCTCACCTTGCCCTTCCGAACCCCATCTCTTGATGACGGCCTGATTCCTGCGGTTGAGAAAGGGCTTAAAGCAACCCGGCGTCTCGGATTATTGGGTGCCTCGGTGACCCAACATCCCCAATTCAGCGATTTGCTGCAGTGGCTGGATCAAGACCGCTTTGATGACTTGCGCGTGAGTGTCAGCTCCGTGCGCGCTGCCACCGTGACACCTCAGTTAGCTGAAACCTTGAGTCGCCGCGGAAGCAAGTCGGTGACGATCGCCATCGAAAGCGGAAGTGATCGAATGAGGCGCGTCGTGAATAAGAAACTCAGCCGGGAGGAAATCAGCGCCGCAGCCCGTTATGCAAAAGAAGGAGGACTGAAAAGCCTCAAGCTCTACGGAATGGTGGGACTCCCCACGGAGCAAGACGAGGACATCGAAGCCACCGCCGACCTGCTTCTGGATCTAAAAAAACAAACTCCAGGCCTGCGCTTCACCTTGGGGGTGAGCACCTTTGTGCCAAAAGCCCACACACCATTTCAGTGGCAAGGGGTTCGGCCAGAAGCCGACAAACGCCTCAAACGACTCGCCAAACGGCTCAAACCGAAGGGTGTGGAACTGCGTCCTGAGAGCTACGGCTGGAGCGTGATCCAAGCCCTGCTCTCCCGCAGTGATCGTCGACTCGCACCAGTGATTGCCGCAGTGAGGGGCTCTCAAGAGAGTCTTGGTGGCTGGAAAAAGGCCTATCGCGCAGCACGAGCAGAAGAATTACCAGCCGCTAGCTCTGCCGGAGTGCCTTTGCCCCGCCCTCCCGCCTGGGAGGAAGTTGTGCATGAAACCTGGTCAGACGACCACATTCTTCCCTGGTGCCATCTGGATGGTCCCCTTCCCAACGAAACGCTTCTCAAGCATCAACACCAAGCGCTGAGTCCAGAGAACGCTCCTGACGACGCTCCTCACTCGGTCTGA